From Helicoverpa zea isolate HzStark_Cry1AcR chromosome 23, ilHelZeax1.1, whole genome shotgun sequence, one genomic window encodes:
- the LOC124641783 gene encoding uncharacterized protein LOC124641783, translated as MKTISTNNEEHSRILSGLIQREQHEGVATAALTSEILSKLNISIDALPPKCQQLLKQAAEAQQAMDINQLDPIAISLHQTKEMSQKLEDEYEILKLKQKNVELQAKIDRNNKFLEELRKELQNSRDSLASQNPNPDNIQEQIRQLKQKVASYEDSCVKANSKFSKLSVPDAILPTSLSALVTSLVALREEAASLKLRADDVELAREARDTFIRLRR; from the exons ATGAAAACTATTTCGACGAATAATGAAGAACATAGCAGGATCCTTTCTGGTTTAATTCAGCGAGAGCAACATGAAGGCGTCGCTACGG CGGCACTTACATCGGAGATCCTGTCGAAACTCAACATATCCATCGATGCTTTGCCGCCAAAATGCCAGCAGCTCCTCAAACAAGCAGCCGAAGCACAGCAAGCAATGGACATCAACCAGCTAGATCCCATCGCCATATCATTACACCAAACTAAAGAAATGTCTCAAAAACTAGAGGATGAATACGagattttaaaacttaaacAGAAAAACGTTGAGCTGCAAGCAAAAATCGACCGTAATAACAAGTTTTTGGAGGAACTGAGGAAAGAATTGCAAAATTCTCGGGATTCGTTGGCGAGCCAGAATCCGAATCCTGATAACATTCAAGAGCAAATTAGACAGTTGAAGCAGAAGGTGGCTTCTTATGAAGACAGCTGTGTGAAGGCTAAT TCGAAGTTCTCAAAGCTGTCAGTGCCGGACGCCATCTTGCCGACATCCCTCTCGGCGCTCGTGACGTCACTGGTCGCGTTGAGGGAAGAAGCGGCTTCGTTGAAACTTCGAGCTGATGATGTAGAATTGGCCAGAGAAGCTAGGGACACTTTTATTAGGTTACGAAGATAG
- the LOC124641781 gene encoding glutamyl-tRNA(Gln) amidotransferase subunit A, mitochondrial, producing the protein MNKLTSYTIQKVHKAYSDKILTPTSFVDLSLQKAKKTRDLNAFVTLTEDVAETHSIESEKRFYVTKDPRMLDGIPIGIKDNFCTNNILTTCASEMLKNFVPTYDATVYSRLRRAGACLVGKCNLDEFAMGSGTVDSTFGPTRNPWLYDEHNWRIAGGSSGGSAVAVASGSCVAAIGSDTGGSTRNPAALCGVVGLKPTYGLVSRHGLIPLVNSMDVPGILARTVEDATKVLNVIAGPDENDSTTIKKPFSPITLRDHDLLNVKIGIPREYHCEGMSNEVIEAWSYVTDLLEKEHATIRSVSMPHTSVSIAVYSILNQCEVASNMARYDGIEYGLRANANNSTEELYATTRHAGFNKVVRSRILAGNYFLLTRNYVKYFIKTLKLRRLIQNDFKNVFNRENGVHLLLTPTTLSDAPLYEDFIARYNREQCALQDYCTQPANMAGIPAISIPVKLSSNKLPISLQLMGPALSEELMLNVAKKIQRLVNFPILQSEQNS; encoded by the coding sequence atgaataaattgacGTCATATACAATACAAAAGGTTCACAAAGCCTATTCGGACAAAATTTTGACACCAACAAGCTTCGTAGATTTAAGTCTACAAAAAGCGAAGAAGACCAGAGATTTAAATGCATTTGTGACTTTAACAGAAGATGTAGCCGAAACCCACAGTATTGAAAgtgaaaaaaggttttatgtcaCGAAGGATCCTCGAATGTTAGATGGCATTCCGATTGGCATCAAAGATAATTTCTGTACCAATAATATTTTGACTACCTGTGCGTCCGAAATGCTCAAGAACTTTGTGCCGACTTATGATGCGACTGTGTACTCAAGGTTGAGGCGCGCTGGTGCTTGTTTGGTTGGCAAATGTAATCTCGACGAGTTTGCAATGGGCTCAGGAACTGTGGACTCGACATTTGGTCCGACACGAAACCCCTGGTTATACGACGAACATAATTGGAGAATCGCAGGAGGCAGTTCAGGAGGTAGTGCAGTTGCAGTAGCCTCAGGGTCCTGCGTTGCAGCCATTGGGTCAGACACTGGTGGATCCACGAGAAATCCTGCAGCACTATGTGGTGTTGTCGGCTTAAAACCAACTTATGGTCTGGTATCCAGGCATGGACTGATTCCACTGGTCAACTCAATGGATGTACCTGGTATCCTAGCTAGAACTGTTGAAGATGCAACAAAGGTGTTAAATGTCATTGCTGGACCAGACGAAAATGattcaacaacaataaaaaaaccctTTAGTCCAATCACATTACGAGATCATGATCTTTTAAATGTCAAGATTGGCATACCAAGGGAATATCATTGCGAGGGTATGAGCAATGAGGTCATAGAAGCATGGAGCTATGTAACAGATTTGCTTGAAAAAGAGCATGCCACAATAAGGTCTGTGTCAATGCCACATACATCAGTTTCTATAGCAGTCTACTCAATATTAAATCAATGTGAAGTGGCCAGCAACATGGCTAGGTATGATGGCATAGAGTACGGCCTCAGAGCAAATGCAAATAACTCCACCGAGGAGTTATACGCTACAACCAGGCATGCAGGCTTCAACAAAGTAGTCCGATCAAGAATCCTGGCTGGCAACTACTTTTTACTGACCAGAAACTATGTAAAATACTTCATCAAAACTCTGAAACTAAGGAGGTTGATACAGAatgatttcaaaaatgttttcaatagaGAGAATGGAGTTCATTTGCTTCTGACACCAACTACTCTGTCTGATGCTCCGTTATATGAAGACTTTATTGCTAGATATAATAGGGAACAATGTGCCCTGCAAGATTATTGCACTCAACCTGCAAATATGGCTGGGATTCCAGCTATTTCCATCCCGGTAAAGCTGTCATCAAATAAGTTACCCATATCCCTGCAACTGATGGGTCCTGCTTTATCTGAAGAATTAATGCTGAATGTGGCTAAAAAAATTCAAAGGCTTGTAAACTTCCCTATTTTACAAAGTGAACAAAATagctaa
- the LOC124641838 gene encoding biorientation of chromosomes in cell division protein 1-like 1: MAHLQYMPGDPRLVDQLVYELKSKGIFDQFRKDCIADVDTRPAYQNLRQRVENSVSSFLSRQCWKPDLNKNQLREKLRKHILDGNYLEQGVERIVDQVVNPKVASVFIPQVEDLVYNYLGISRKKSVTAETSNGKLSTDDLLPTDLEAVSPGSVKSNDDRSEAMDDDFGEENKMDVDIKDEDKTSISEIEKPKVEGDSQPTIIEINTDSDMETEKPMTMHEDIKLENIPPPDNSPPKVELENIDIEKIELPKEPNIGTEVPNPGEIPLPKDDKEQFFKPIGVPSDDDSSSDSSLRRNMSPLTPIRNYNNENSCDAQQAFENDSDSKSNDKKEPSSFRFAIDAKSAENSQDGKPEKKDAEQANLAYQFNNQVNINTFNTPLYDDSSNSNNLHIDYESDVNSKLNAEKVPEADQNSEDKRDKKSDDRKSTHKSSHRSRDSHRHSSSKDKRSDSKQGNSRDSSRHDKKTKDEHSKSKSSHREREKSRERSDKKDSRDSSKHRSSSHKSSSSHRDSKSHRSSSSSQKHSSEKRSSDDKKSSSSQKSERSSEKSSDRSSRDKRDSKSSSHRSDKDRKSSSSRSKHDDKDKKKEKKETDDHYSLSGRGNHGRRSTDRDSNDGSSSSKGSQNQSGTKPTENKKESKGSSSKSDNTSTTSGESTSPSDKEHGIITANETKNNQKPIRVENHLETPIASPPRLPFVPDVTLKKPKFAANLEEAKRMMKMRKFLDEEQKRMNQEAALLLEFQANVRPSLSQVYSSIPGPELEFACIAHEVNNIVQSKITKTEHVSEETVPLEPKATDSESNIKDVTTKIMQTADKNKVTNEIIDELEETLTNDSQMFDETDTKPTTPDKNETYNENKPFSQLMEEISEYSKASEKNKKDALDNLVDDDKKRTEYFEVTIITEELSETDDSIAEPMPEAVVKPEQEIIENPENPQPEITENPEQEISKDPKVEVIEDIKIEIVEVPKVEITEIPKVEVIASPEASEPAKKEEETLKYFAEHEKFDAELKRHQYSDFLKSYTERNLVSDKIHVINCDPYEENIIKEVCSSFGNFEVINYFKNGHLKLPKTSKNVIKNVNLASEISLPVDNSCGSKSPSLVFSPVKSECSFELSSDYDAKLEEMVNKTSRQEVMEIILGNVIDENPSIDYCTESSIDNDLNLKRKIVEDGPENNNKHVLKKVRKLSDSDQISSTTEESEEISNNNRVSQPTRSKYLGRARRVGLARPRRNNLPNSPSSDKSVENYEQNTQATPTAQTPNGKFKTVTRNKVQRYDTSDLYKPKLHYLSRRNNIS, translated from the exons ATGGCGCATTTGCAATACATGCCCGGAGATCCTCGTCTCGTCGATCAACTGGTTTATGAGTTAAAGTCGAAGGGTATTTTTGATCAG TTCCGCAAAGACTGCATCGCAGACGTAGACACAAGACCAGCTTACCAGAACTTGCGACAGCGTGTGGAGAACTCCGTATCCTCATTCCTGTCCCGCCAGTGCTGGAAGCCAGACCTCAACAAGAACCAGCTGCGGGAGAAACTTAGGAAACATATCCTTGA TGGCAACTACTTAGAGCAGGGAGTCGAAAGGATTGTGGATCAAGTGGTAAACCCAAAGGTTGCATCCGTATTCATACCACAAGTTGAAGACCTAGTTTACAACTACTTAGGCATATCTCGGAAGAAATCAGTCACTGCTGAAACTTCCAATGGAAAACTAAGCACAGATGATCTCCTTCCCACAGATTTAGAAGCTGTTAGCCCAGGTTCAGTAAAAAGCAATGATGACAGGTCAGAAGCTATGGACGATGATTTTGGCGAAGAGAATAAAATGGATGTGGACATTAAAGATGAAGATAAAACCTCCATTTCAGAAATAGAAAAACCCAAAGTTGAAGGAGATTCACAACCCACAATCATTGAAATAAACACCGATTCTGATATGGAAACAGAAAAACCCATGACAATGCATGAAGATATAAAGCTTGAGAACATACCTCCGCCTGATAATAGCCCGCCGAAAGTTGAACTCGAGAACATTGATATTGAAAAAATCGAACTTCCAAAAGAACCCAACATTGGTACTGAAGTGCCGAATCCTGGTGAAATACCACTTCCTAAGGATGATAAGGAGCAATTCTTCAAGCCAATAGGCGTCCCAAGTGACGATGATTCAAGCAGCGATTCATCTTTGCGTAGAAATATGTCGCCTTTAACACCAATACGCAATTATAACAACGAAAATTCATGTGATGCGCAACAAGCTTTTGAAAATGATTCTGACAGCAAAAGTAATGACAAAAAAGAGCCTAGTTCTTTTAGGTTCGCTATAGATGCTAAGTCTGCTGAGAACAGTCAAGACGGAAAACCGGAAAAGAAAGATGCTGAACAAGCAAACCTCGCTTATCAGTTCAATAATCAAGTGAACATTAACACATTTAACACGCCTTTGTACGACGACAGTTCAAACagcaacaatttacatatagaTTACGAAAGCGACGTCAACAGCAAGTTGAACGCAGAAAAAGTGCCAGAAGCCGATCAGAATTCAGAAGACAAGAGAGATAAGAAGAGTGATGACAGGAAAAGTACCCATAAAAGCTCCCATAGGTCCAGGGATTCGCACAGGCATTCTAGCAGCAAAGATAAAAGGTCTGATTCTAAACAAGGAAACTCTCGAGACAGCAGCAGGCATGACAAGAAGACTAAAGATGAGCACAGCAAATCTAAATCCAGTCATAGGGAAAGAGAGAAGTCCAGGGAGAGAAGCGATAAGAAGGATAGCAGGGATTCATCTAAACATAGGAGTTCTTCTCATAAGAGCAGTTCTAGCCACAGGGACTCGAAATCTCACCGAAGCTCAAGCTCCAGTCAGAAGCACTCAAGTGAGAAAAGATCTTCAGATGACAAAAAGTCGTCTTCTagccaaaaatctgaaagaagTTCGGAGAAAAGTTCTGACAGAAGTTCTAGAGACAAAAGGGACTCAAAATCCAGCTCTCATCGATCAGACAAAGATAGGAAGAGTAGCAGCAGTAGGAGCAAACATGATGACAAAGATAAGAAAAAGGAAAAGAAAGAAACTGACGACCATTACAGTTTGTCTGGTAGAGGGAATCACGGAAGACGGTCTACCGATAGAGATTCAAACGATGGCAGCTCTTCGTCCAAAGGATCCCAAAATCAATCTGGTACAAAACCGACGGAAAACAAGAAAGAATCGAAAGGTTCAAGCTCTAAATCAGACAATACGTCGACTACCAGTGGTGAATCTACTAGCCCCAGTGACAAAGAACATGGAATTATCACAGCTAATGAGactaaaaataaccaaaaaccTATTAGGGTTGAAAATCACTTAGAGACTCCTATCGCAAGTCCTCCGAGACTGCCTTTCGTGCCGGATGTCACGTTAAAGAAACCAAAATTCGCAGCTAACTTGGAAGAAGCAAAACGGATGATGAAAATGAGGAAGTTCCTAGATGAAGAACAGAAGAGAATGAACCAAGAGGCTGCGTTACTTCTTGAATTTCAAGCTAATGTTAGGCCCAGTTTGAGTCAGGTCTACTCTAGTATTCCTGGGCCTGAGTTAGAATTCGCTTGCATAGCTCACGAAGTCAACAACATAGTTcaaagtaaaataacaaaaacagaaCACGTTTCGGAAGAAACTGTACCTTTAGAACCCAAAGCAACAGACTCTGAAAGCAACATTAAAGACGTAACAACCAAAATCATGCAAACTGCTGataaaaacaaagttacaaATGAAATTATTGATGAACTCGAAGAAACTCTAACTAACGACTCACAAATGTTTGATGAAACAGATACAAAACCTACTACTCCCGACAAGAATGAAACTTACAACGAAAACAAACCATTTTCTCAACTCATGGAAGAAATATCAGAATACAGTAAAGCTTCAGAGAAAAATAAGAAAGACGCGTTAGACAATTTAGTTGATGATGACAAGAAACGCACAGAATATTTTGAGGTAACTATCATAACGGAAGAATTATCTGAAACCGATGATTCTATTGCGGAACCCATGCCTGAAGCTGTGGTTAAACCTGAACAAGAAATTATAGAAAACCCCGAAAATCCCCAACCTGAAATTACCGAAAACCCTGAACAAGAAATATCTAAAGATCCTAAAGTTGAAGTAATCGAAGATATTAAAATCGAAATAGTTGAAGTTCCTAAAGTCGAAATAACCGAAATCCCTAAAGTCGAAGTAATTGCAAGTCCCGAAGCTTCTGAACCCGccaaaaaagaagaagaaacctTAAAATACTTTGCTGAACACGAGAAATTCGATGCAGAACTAAAAAGGCATCAATACAGCGACTTCCTAAAATCCTACACTGAAAGAAATCTAGTCTCCGACAAAATTCACGTAATAAACTGCGACCCTTACGAAGAAAATATCATCAAAGAAGTTTGCTCTTCGTTCGGGAATTTCGAAGTAATAAACTACTTCAAAAACGGTCATTTGAAACTGCCAAAAACgtctaaaaatgtcattaaaaatgtaaacttgGCTTCAGAAATATCATTGCCTGTTGACAATTCTTGTGGGTCCAAATCTCCTTCACTGGTTTTCAGTCCGGTAAAATCTGAGTGTTCGTTCGAATTATCAAGTGATTATGATGCCAAGTTAGAAGAGATGGTGAACAAAACATCCCGCCAAGAAGTGATGGAGATCATACTTGGCAACGTTATAGATGAGAACCCTTCTATAGATTATTGTACCGAGTCCAGTATTGATAATGATTTGAATCTTAAACGGAAGATAGTTGAAGATGGTCCggagaataataataaacacgTTTTGAAGAAAGTTAGGAAACTCAGTGACTCTGATCAGATTTCATCAACTACCGAAG AAAGTGAAGAGATTTCGAACAACAATAGGGTATCGCAACCTACTAGGTCAAAGTACCTGGGTAGGGCTCGACGGGTCGGCTTGGCAAGACCTAGGAGGAATA ATTTACCCAACAGTCCTTCAAGCGACAAATCGGTGGAGAATTATGAACAAAACACCCAAGCGACACCTACAGCACAAACGCCAAACGGGAAATTCAAAACTGTCACACGGAACAAAGTTCAAAGATACGATACTTCTGATCTATACAAGCCGAAACTACACTATTTGTCCAGAAGAAATAATATCAGTTAA